One window of Alosa sapidissima isolate fAloSap1 chromosome 21, fAloSap1.pri, whole genome shotgun sequence genomic DNA carries:
- the LOC121695536 gene encoding uncharacterized protein LOC121695536 isoform X7 gives MSPLPSPNFVGTDTILGTCGTCRVSLSANETNPLLLPCLHSMCNNCIPPPDQGVAVCPVCGMLYSLQSVTPHPLFCNVASISSSQKCGGCESAAVEGWCVECGEALCVECVSAHRRVRMTRDHTIKTQMTSSGFARKTYCPIHKDEPYKLYCITCGQLTCRDCQLTLHRNHRLLDLEDEMDGFKQNVKQALKEFRDILVQTAMKLMSDSKVMYTSEFDRLKRQQSVLQKLLERQAYLLAFSEKTLDRMDQIALLSCVNQVQQQLQTVLTQNPPPFAHMLQISLHVNKPEVQEALSRFGKVSWRLIPFACSKKNRPPKKAKETPPVPGQLVSLESLEPLCLLGPAEGAPAVPLITTRGCSVSSPTKVMVESTTSSPGCSEGKAGLDSVTSMECEPSSTVPDPVGKPSSPPESPPLVDTSGVTTRASMERLASWDERSRVTGISTVAPPGSSPTPSAIINPGGGSASEETSVVVVQDRPIKGRAEALPQDIAASSTASETCCFRRTESEAVESHEREQRESEAVESHERVQRESEAVESHESHEHVERESEAVESHESHEHVERESEAVESREHVQRESEAVESREHVQRESEAVESHEHVQRESEAVESRERVQRESEAVESRESRERVQRESEAVESREHVQRESEAVESHEHVQRESEAVETREHVEKQETRVPDVLVAQLCSSHTKTDTKHLEEEEEGSKCPIIIMNVEAAGAVLSGEESEYTEAVGSDEVTPGVGSCLQGAESKVTQSECPVMGSCEQGDESEHVRELESLGVTTERVQELESLHVTTEHVREVESLRVTTEHVREAESLRVTTEHVRECESLGVTTEHVRECESLGVTTEHLRELESLGVTTERVREFESHGVTTEHVQEVVSDCVITEHVQAAPPDVPVCPERDQSSMAPSGPSPLPAFPQTLCQERPTLRSFLKALNLTRSPGLVRNPAASASQGAGAAGHETDTINSYCCPLEEEDFDEEDDRIDVEMQDEEIYHLLPKKHWLPQVSVYHMPLPSISIGQPLPRFRLLQGEGSMEFLIQEIPEDNKSAECKTHAVQQRRCVVCHMEGMLYHCATCNRGYHKGCHIPPLITKISEGWVCGLCLDVSAEVRLQGGFEGGSCMNAQDQKICEYLLLSLWCSKYRPVLFMQNQEPASCSSGAVSIMLIRGRLLQKLAPPYRTPSEFVSDIWLLLDLLLKRAKWKAECEKQVKSLQMIFSRRLQRVIGHSLHQSLLRNPHRQRQRGRPRKQHKGLPEQGKERLPDRGKERKAQRDEGRERKEKKVERDDRVKVGRSGNTGKRKAGRKEKKRSQMQSQLRRQSQAQVQTQLQVQVRTQSLMRSQTQALTQSQTQMQMKSQSQLQVQIQTKLQSQMQTQLQIQTQSDAPRTSEVPSSGVLRFLLLEKDNGRTQTGTEVMRLQPHT, from the exons TGTGTCCGGTGTGTGGAATGTTGTACTCCCTTCAAAGTGTCACACCCCATCCTCTCTTCTGCAATGTCGCGTCCATATCATCTTCACAGAAA TGTGGGGGATGTGAGAGTGCTGCCGTTGAGGGCTGGTGTGTCGAGTGTGGGGAGGcgctgtgtgtggagtgtgtgtcggCGCACAGGAGGGTACGGATGACCCGAGACCACACCATAAAGACCCAGATGACCTCCTCag GTTTTGCCAGGAAGACTTACTGCCCCATCCATAAGGACGAGCCTTACAAGCTCTACTGCATCACCTGTGGTCAGCTCACCTGCAGGGACTGCCAGCTCACACTGCACAGGAACCACAG GCTTCTGGACCTGGAGGACGAGATGGACGGCTTCAAGCAGAATGTGAAGCAAGCACTGAAGGAGTTCCGGGACATACTGGTTCAGACCGCCATGAAGCTCATGTCCGACTCTAAG GTAATGTACACTTCGGAATTCGATCGCCTGAAGCGGCAGCAATCAGTGCTCCAGAAACTACTGGAGAGGCAGGCGTACCTACTGGCCTTCAGTGAGAAAACCCTGGACCGCATGGACCAGATTGCGCTATTGTCCTGTGTaaatcag gtccagcagcagctgcagacGGTGTTGACCCAGAATCCTCCTCCCTTCGCCCACATGCTGCAGATCTCCCTCCACGTCAACAAGCCTGAGGTTCAGGAAGCCCTCAGCCGTTTCG gaaaGGTGTCATGGAGGCTTATTCCGTTTGCCTGTTCCAAAAAGAACAGGCCTCCTAAGAAAGCCAAAGAGACCCCTCCTGTTCCTGGTCAGTTGGTGTCCCTGGAGAGCCTGGAGCCGTTATGCCTACTGGGGCCTGCAGAGGGCGCTCCTGCTGTTCCTCTCATCACCACCAGAGGGTGCTCTGTGTCGTCGCCCACAAAGGTTATGGTAGAGAGCACGACCTCGTCCCCTGGATGCAGTGAGGGAAAAGCTGGACTGGATTCGGTGACTAGTATGGAGTGTGAGCCTTCGTCCACCGTGCCAGACCCTGTGGGCAAACCCAGCTCTCCACCCGAGAGCCCCCCTCTAGTGGACACGTCTGGTGTCACCACCAGAGCTAGCATGGAGAGACTAGCGTCATGGGACGAACGTAGCAGAGTAACTGGGATCAGTACAGTTGCCCCGCCCGGAAGTTCTCCTACCCCGTCAGCCATCATCAACCCTGGCGGGGGCTCTGCCAGTGAGGAGACATCTGTTGTGGTCGTGCAGGACAGACCAATCAAGGGCCGTGCTGAAGCTTTACCTCAGGACATAGCTGCTAGCAGCACTGCTAGCGAAACTTGCTGCTTCAGAAGGACAGAGTCTGAGGCTGTAGAGTCTCATGAGCGCGAGCAGAGGGAGTCTGAGGCTGTAGAGTCTCATGAGCGCGTGCAGAGGGAGTCTGAGGCTGTAGAGTCTCATGAGTCTCATGAGCACGTGGAGAGGGAGTCTGAGGCTGTAGAGTCTCATGAGTCTCATGAGCACGTGGAGAGGGAGTCTGAGGCTGTAGAGTCTCGTGAGCATGTGCAGAGGGAGTCTGAGGCTGTAGAGTCTCGTGAGCATGTGCAGAGGGAGTCTGAGGCTGTAGAGTCTCATGAGCATGTGCAGAGGGAGTCTGAGGCTGTAGAGTCTCGTGAGCGCGTGCAGAGGGAGTCTGAGGCTGTAGAGTCTCGTGAGTCTCGTGAGCGCGTGCAGAGGGAGTCTGAGGCTGTAGAGTCTCGTGAGCATGTGCAGAGGGAGTCTGAGGCTGTAGAGTCTCATGAGCATGTGCAGAGGGAGTCTGAGGCTGTGGAGACTCGTGAGCACGTGGAGAAGCAGGAGACTAGAGTCCCAGATGTTCTTGTAGCTCAACTCTGCtcctcacacacaaagacagacaccaAACatctagaggaggaggaggaggggtcaaAATGcccaattattattatgaatgtAGAAGCAGCAGGGGCAGTTTTATCGGGGGAGGAGTCAGAGTACACAGAGGCGGTAGGGTCTGATGAGGTCACACCAGGAGTGGGGTCATGTCTACAGGGAGCGGAGTCAAAGGTCACACAGTCTGAATGTCCAGTTATGGGGTCATGTGAACAAGGGGATGAGTCTGAGCATGTCCGAGAGTTGGAGTCTCTGGGTGTCACTACTGAGCGTGTGCAGGAGTTGGAATCTCTCCATGTCACTACTGAGCATGTGCGGGAGGTGGAGTCTCTCCGTGTCACTACTGAGCATGTGCGGGAGGCAGAGTCTCTCCGTGTCACTACTGAGCATGTGCGGGAGTGCGAGTCTCTCGGTGTCACTACTGAGCATGTGCGGGAGTGCGAGTCTCTCGGTGTCACTACTGAACATTTGCGGGAGTTGGAGTCTCTTGGCGTCACTACTGAGCGTGTGCGGGAATTTGAGTCTCACGGTGTTACTACTGAGCATGTGCAGGAGGTGGTCTCTGACTGCGTCATCACTGAGCATGTGCAAGCGGCTCCACCAGATGTTCCTGTCTGTCCAGAGAGAGACCAATCATCTATGGCCCCTTCTGGTCCTTCGCCTCTACCTGCATTTCCACAAACTCTCTGCCAg GAGCGGCCAACACTTCGGTCTTTCCTGAAAGCTTTGAATCTGACAAGGAGTCCAGGATTGGTCAGAAATCCAGCGGCTTCTG CTTCACAGGGTGCAGGTGCAGCTGGACACGAAACTGACACCATCAACAGCTACTGCTGCCCTCTAGAG GAGGAAGACTTTGATGAAGAGGATGATCGTATTGATGTAGAAATGCAGGATGAAG aAATCTACCATCTCTTACCAAAGAA GCATTGGCTACCTCAGGTGTCAGTCTACCACATGcccctcccctccatctctATTGGTCAGCCCCTACCTCGGTTTCGCCTCCTCCAGGGGGAAGGTTCCATGGAGTTTCTGATCCAGGAGATACCTGAGGATAACAAG TCTGCAGAGTGCAAGACCCATGCTGTCCAGCAGAGGCGCTGTGTGGTGTGTCACATGGAGGGCATGCTGTACCACTGTGCCACCTGTAACCGTGGATACCACAAAGGATGCCACATACCGCCCTTAATCACCAAAATCAG cgaagGCTGGGTGTGTGGCCTGTGTCTGGATGTGTCGGCGGAGGTGAGACTGCAGGGCGGCTTTGAGGGAGGATCCTGCATGAACGCTCAGGACCAGAAG ATTTGTGAGTACTTGCTGCTCTCACTGTGGTGCAGCAAATACAGGCCTGTACTTTTCATGCAAAATCAG gagCCAGCCTCTTGCTCCTCTGGCGCCGTGAGCATCATGCTCATCCGTGGCCGGTTGCTACAGAAACTAGCGCCTCCGTACCGCACCCCTTCGGAGTTTGTGTCTGACATCTGGCTCCTGCTGGACTTGCTGCTCAAGAGGGCAAAG TGGAAGGCCGAGTGTGAGAAGCAGGTGAAGTCTCTGCAGATGATCTTCTCCAGGCGGCTGCAGCGAGTGATCGGCCACAGCCTCCACCAGTCTCTCCTGCGCAACCCCCACCGCCAGCGGCAGAGGGGCCGGCCTCGGAAACAGCACAAGGGGCTGCCGGAACAAGGGAAGGAGAGGCTGCCCGAccgagggaaggagaggaaggcACAGCGAGacgaagggagggagaggaaggagaagaaagTGGAACGAGACGACCGAGTGAAAGTGGGAAGATCGGGAAACACAGGGAAGCGGAAAGCTGGGAGGAAGGAGAAAAAACGATCGCAAATGCAGTCGCAGTTGCGGAGGCAGTCGCAGGCACAGGTGCAGACGCAGTTGCAGGTGCAGGTGCGGACTCAGTCACTGATGCGGTCGCAAACGCAGGCGCTGACGCAGTCACAGACGCAGATGCAGATGAAGTCACAGTCACAATTACAGGTGCAAATACAGACAAAGTTACAGTCGCAGATGCAGACGCAGTTGCAAATACAGACGCAGTCTGATGCACCCAGGACTAGTGAGGTGCCATCATCAGGCGTGCTGCGGTTCCTTCTCCTGGAGAAGGACAACGGTCGGACCCAGACAGGGACTGAGGTGATGAGACTTCAGCCACACACGTAA
- the LOC121695536 gene encoding uncharacterized protein LOC121695536 isoform X1: MSPLPSPNFVGTDTILGTCGTCRVSLSANETNPLLLPCLHSMCNNCIPPPDQGVAVCPVCGMLYSLQSVTPHPLFCNVASISSSQKCGGCESAAVEGWCVECGEALCVECVSAHRRVRMTRDHTIKTQMTSSGFARKTYCPIHKDEPYKLYCITCGQLTCRDCQLTLHRNHSFQFMGEVVSERRQKLEALVHRVKEQRAYTQRSIQDLEGRLLDLEDEMDGFKQNVKQALKEFRDILVQTAMKLMSDSKVMYTSEFDRLKRQQSVLQKLLERQAYLLAFSEKTLDRMDQIALLSCVNQVQQQLQTVLTQNPPPFAHMLQISLHVNKPEVQEALSRFGKVSWRLIPFACSKKNRPPKKAKETPPVPGQLVSLESLEPLCLLGPAEGAPAVPLITTRGCSVSSPTKVMVESTTSSPGCSEGKAGLDSVTSMECEPSSTVPDPVGKPSSPPESPPLVDTSGVTTRASMERLASWDERSRVTGISTVAPPGSSPTPSAIINPGGGSASEETSVVVVQDRPIKGRAEALPQDIAASSTASETCCFRRTESEAVESHEREQRESEAVESHERVQRESEAVESHESHEHVERESEAVESHESHEHVERESEAVESREHVQRESEAVESREHVQRESEAVESHEHVQRESEAVESRERVQRESEAVESRESRERVQRESEAVESREHVQRESEAVESHEHVQRESEAVETREHVEKQETRVPDVLVAQLCSSHTKTDTKHLEEEEEGSKCPIIIMNVEAAGAVLSGEESEYTEAVGSDEVTPGVGSCLQGAESKVTQSECPVMGSCEQGDESEHVRELESLGVTTERVQELESLHVTTEHVREVESLRVTTEHVREAESLRVTTEHVRECESLGVTTEHVRECESLGVTTEHLRELESLGVTTERVREFESHGVTTEHVQEVVSDCVITEHVQAAPPDVPVCPERDQSSMAPSGPSPLPAFPQTLCQERPTLRSFLKALNLTRSPGLVRNPAASASQGAGAAGHETDTINSYCCPLEEEDFDEEDDRIDVEMQDEEIYHLLPKKHWLPQVSVYHMPLPSISIGQPLPRFRLLQGEGSMEFLIQEIPEDNKSAECKTHAVQQRRCVVCHMEGMLYHCATCNRGYHKGCHIPPLITKISEGWVCGLCLDVSAEVRLQGGFEGGSCMNAQDQKICEYLLLSLWCSKYRPVLFMQNQEPASCSSGAVSIMLIRGRLLQKLAPPYRTPSEFVSDIWLLLDLLLKRAKWKAECEKQVKSLQMIFSRRLQRVIGHSLHQSLLRNPHRQRQRGRPRKQHKGLPEQGKERLPDRGKERKAQRDEGRERKEKKVERDDRVKVGRSGNTGKRKAGRKEKKRSQMQSQLRRQSQAQVQTQLQVQVRTQSLMRSQTQALTQSQTQMQMKSQSQLQVQIQTKLQSQMQTQLQIQTQSDAPRTSEVPSSGVLRFLLLEKDNGRTQTGTEVMRLQPHT, encoded by the exons TGTGTCCGGTGTGTGGAATGTTGTACTCCCTTCAAAGTGTCACACCCCATCCTCTCTTCTGCAATGTCGCGTCCATATCATCTTCACAGAAA TGTGGGGGATGTGAGAGTGCTGCCGTTGAGGGCTGGTGTGTCGAGTGTGGGGAGGcgctgtgtgtggagtgtgtgtcggCGCACAGGAGGGTACGGATGACCCGAGACCACACCATAAAGACCCAGATGACCTCCTCag GTTTTGCCAGGAAGACTTACTGCCCCATCCATAAGGACGAGCCTTACAAGCTCTACTGCATCACCTGTGGTCAGCTCACCTGCAGGGACTGCCAGCTCACACTGCACAGGAACCACAG TTTCCAGTTTATGGGAGAGGTGGTTTCGGAGCGCAGACAGAAGCTGGAGGCTCTGGTCCACAGAGTAAAAGAGCAGAGAGCGTACACCCAACGCAGCATCCAGGATTTGGAAggacg GCTTCTGGACCTGGAGGACGAGATGGACGGCTTCAAGCAGAATGTGAAGCAAGCACTGAAGGAGTTCCGGGACATACTGGTTCAGACCGCCATGAAGCTCATGTCCGACTCTAAG GTAATGTACACTTCGGAATTCGATCGCCTGAAGCGGCAGCAATCAGTGCTCCAGAAACTACTGGAGAGGCAGGCGTACCTACTGGCCTTCAGTGAGAAAACCCTGGACCGCATGGACCAGATTGCGCTATTGTCCTGTGTaaatcag gtccagcagcagctgcagacGGTGTTGACCCAGAATCCTCCTCCCTTCGCCCACATGCTGCAGATCTCCCTCCACGTCAACAAGCCTGAGGTTCAGGAAGCCCTCAGCCGTTTCG gaaaGGTGTCATGGAGGCTTATTCCGTTTGCCTGTTCCAAAAAGAACAGGCCTCCTAAGAAAGCCAAAGAGACCCCTCCTGTTCCTGGTCAGTTGGTGTCCCTGGAGAGCCTGGAGCCGTTATGCCTACTGGGGCCTGCAGAGGGCGCTCCTGCTGTTCCTCTCATCACCACCAGAGGGTGCTCTGTGTCGTCGCCCACAAAGGTTATGGTAGAGAGCACGACCTCGTCCCCTGGATGCAGTGAGGGAAAAGCTGGACTGGATTCGGTGACTAGTATGGAGTGTGAGCCTTCGTCCACCGTGCCAGACCCTGTGGGCAAACCCAGCTCTCCACCCGAGAGCCCCCCTCTAGTGGACACGTCTGGTGTCACCACCAGAGCTAGCATGGAGAGACTAGCGTCATGGGACGAACGTAGCAGAGTAACTGGGATCAGTACAGTTGCCCCGCCCGGAAGTTCTCCTACCCCGTCAGCCATCATCAACCCTGGCGGGGGCTCTGCCAGTGAGGAGACATCTGTTGTGGTCGTGCAGGACAGACCAATCAAGGGCCGTGCTGAAGCTTTACCTCAGGACATAGCTGCTAGCAGCACTGCTAGCGAAACTTGCTGCTTCAGAAGGACAGAGTCTGAGGCTGTAGAGTCTCATGAGCGCGAGCAGAGGGAGTCTGAGGCTGTAGAGTCTCATGAGCGCGTGCAGAGGGAGTCTGAGGCTGTAGAGTCTCATGAGTCTCATGAGCACGTGGAGAGGGAGTCTGAGGCTGTAGAGTCTCATGAGTCTCATGAGCACGTGGAGAGGGAGTCTGAGGCTGTAGAGTCTCGTGAGCATGTGCAGAGGGAGTCTGAGGCTGTAGAGTCTCGTGAGCATGTGCAGAGGGAGTCTGAGGCTGTAGAGTCTCATGAGCATGTGCAGAGGGAGTCTGAGGCTGTAGAGTCTCGTGAGCGCGTGCAGAGGGAGTCTGAGGCTGTAGAGTCTCGTGAGTCTCGTGAGCGCGTGCAGAGGGAGTCTGAGGCTGTAGAGTCTCGTGAGCATGTGCAGAGGGAGTCTGAGGCTGTAGAGTCTCATGAGCATGTGCAGAGGGAGTCTGAGGCTGTGGAGACTCGTGAGCACGTGGAGAAGCAGGAGACTAGAGTCCCAGATGTTCTTGTAGCTCAACTCTGCtcctcacacacaaagacagacaccaAACatctagaggaggaggaggaggggtcaaAATGcccaattattattatgaatgtAGAAGCAGCAGGGGCAGTTTTATCGGGGGAGGAGTCAGAGTACACAGAGGCGGTAGGGTCTGATGAGGTCACACCAGGAGTGGGGTCATGTCTACAGGGAGCGGAGTCAAAGGTCACACAGTCTGAATGTCCAGTTATGGGGTCATGTGAACAAGGGGATGAGTCTGAGCATGTCCGAGAGTTGGAGTCTCTGGGTGTCACTACTGAGCGTGTGCAGGAGTTGGAATCTCTCCATGTCACTACTGAGCATGTGCGGGAGGTGGAGTCTCTCCGTGTCACTACTGAGCATGTGCGGGAGGCAGAGTCTCTCCGTGTCACTACTGAGCATGTGCGGGAGTGCGAGTCTCTCGGTGTCACTACTGAGCATGTGCGGGAGTGCGAGTCTCTCGGTGTCACTACTGAACATTTGCGGGAGTTGGAGTCTCTTGGCGTCACTACTGAGCGTGTGCGGGAATTTGAGTCTCACGGTGTTACTACTGAGCATGTGCAGGAGGTGGTCTCTGACTGCGTCATCACTGAGCATGTGCAAGCGGCTCCACCAGATGTTCCTGTCTGTCCAGAGAGAGACCAATCATCTATGGCCCCTTCTGGTCCTTCGCCTCTACCTGCATTTCCACAAACTCTCTGCCAg GAGCGGCCAACACTTCGGTCTTTCCTGAAAGCTTTGAATCTGACAAGGAGTCCAGGATTGGTCAGAAATCCAGCGGCTTCTG CTTCACAGGGTGCAGGTGCAGCTGGACACGAAACTGACACCATCAACAGCTACTGCTGCCCTCTAGAG GAGGAAGACTTTGATGAAGAGGATGATCGTATTGATGTAGAAATGCAGGATGAAG aAATCTACCATCTCTTACCAAAGAA GCATTGGCTACCTCAGGTGTCAGTCTACCACATGcccctcccctccatctctATTGGTCAGCCCCTACCTCGGTTTCGCCTCCTCCAGGGGGAAGGTTCCATGGAGTTTCTGATCCAGGAGATACCTGAGGATAACAAG TCTGCAGAGTGCAAGACCCATGCTGTCCAGCAGAGGCGCTGTGTGGTGTGTCACATGGAGGGCATGCTGTACCACTGTGCCACCTGTAACCGTGGATACCACAAAGGATGCCACATACCGCCCTTAATCACCAAAATCAG cgaagGCTGGGTGTGTGGCCTGTGTCTGGATGTGTCGGCGGAGGTGAGACTGCAGGGCGGCTTTGAGGGAGGATCCTGCATGAACGCTCAGGACCAGAAG ATTTGTGAGTACTTGCTGCTCTCACTGTGGTGCAGCAAATACAGGCCTGTACTTTTCATGCAAAATCAG gagCCAGCCTCTTGCTCCTCTGGCGCCGTGAGCATCATGCTCATCCGTGGCCGGTTGCTACAGAAACTAGCGCCTCCGTACCGCACCCCTTCGGAGTTTGTGTCTGACATCTGGCTCCTGCTGGACTTGCTGCTCAAGAGGGCAAAG TGGAAGGCCGAGTGTGAGAAGCAGGTGAAGTCTCTGCAGATGATCTTCTCCAGGCGGCTGCAGCGAGTGATCGGCCACAGCCTCCACCAGTCTCTCCTGCGCAACCCCCACCGCCAGCGGCAGAGGGGCCGGCCTCGGAAACAGCACAAGGGGCTGCCGGAACAAGGGAAGGAGAGGCTGCCCGAccgagggaaggagaggaaggcACAGCGAGacgaagggagggagaggaaggagaagaaagTGGAACGAGACGACCGAGTGAAAGTGGGAAGATCGGGAAACACAGGGAAGCGGAAAGCTGGGAGGAAGGAGAAAAAACGATCGCAAATGCAGTCGCAGTTGCGGAGGCAGTCGCAGGCACAGGTGCAGACGCAGTTGCAGGTGCAGGTGCGGACTCAGTCACTGATGCGGTCGCAAACGCAGGCGCTGACGCAGTCACAGACGCAGATGCAGATGAAGTCACAGTCACAATTACAGGTGCAAATACAGACAAAGTTACAGTCGCAGATGCAGACGCAGTTGCAAATACAGACGCAGTCTGATGCACCCAGGACTAGTGAGGTGCCATCATCAGGCGTGCTGCGGTTCCTTCTCCTGGAGAAGGACAACGGTCGGACCCAGACAGGGACTGAGGTGATGAGACTTCAGCCACACACGTAA